A region of Desulfolithobacter dissulfuricans DNA encodes the following proteins:
- a CDS encoding transposase: MEDSINSCLKDADLKTARAWALKENIRKLWDYKCSHWAWHHWKRWFFWATHSRLEPVRKAAYTLKNHLYGIMNYFKHRITNGAAEGINSRIATLLKTACGFRNKARLRIAILFHFGGLEMYPVTH; encoded by the coding sequence ATGGAGGATTCTATAAACTCCTGTCTGAAGGATGCTGATCTGAAAACAGCGCGAGCCTGGGCCCTCAAGGAGAACATTCGAAAATTGTGGGATTATAAATGTTCGCATTGGGCCTGGCACCACTGGAAGCGATGGTTTTTCTGGGCAACCCACAGCCGTCTTGAACCTGTGAGAAAAGCGGCCTATACCCTGAAGAACCATCTGTATGGAATCATGAATTATTTTAAACATCGCATTACCAATGGTGCCGCCGAGGGAATCAACTCCCGGATCGCAACCCTGCTGAAAACAGCCTGTGGTTTTCGGAACAAGGCCCGCCTGAGGATTGCTATCCTCTTTCACTTTGGCGGCCTCGAAATGTATCCCGTTACCCACTGA
- a CDS encoding transposase, which produces MKASIRQAAHIEQIRLRKDLNADALFATMRSGFEKIKDHRPGQVKHTLADTLMSAFAMFSLKDPSLLAFDCRRLDDPDNLKTIYGMATIPSDTSMREILDPVDPTLLRPLFKDAFRPLQRGKVLEKMVFMEEGYLLNLDGTGYFSSSKLYSPACLEKKSRSGKITYHLQAVGAAVVHPGFREMIPLCPEIIRKQDGTTKQDCERNAVRRMLVKLRQDHPHLKFIVNEDSLASNAPHIRDLRELGFRYILGVKEGDHKFLFEYVDQAVEDGQAVELVLPDTKKEEISHCFRIVYHAPLNKGNQDIRVTFVEYWEDNPKRKKPLRFSWITDLSVTPDNVYQFMRGARARWKIENETFNTLKNQGYQFGHNFGLGKQHLSEVFVHLMMLAFLVDQIQQLCCPLFKAARKLYRTNRSFWEKVRYHFYGYVLKTMEELYYTLLLARRRNLTS; this is translated from the coding sequence GTGAAAGCAAGCATCAGACAAGCCGCACATATCGAGCAGATCAGGTTGCGCAAGGACCTGAATGCGGATGCTCTGTTTGCAACAATGCGCTCTGGATTTGAAAAAATCAAGGACCATCGTCCAGGTCAGGTCAAGCATACGCTGGCCGATACGCTCATGTCGGCTTTTGCCATGTTTTCCCTGAAAGATCCGTCGTTGCTGGCTTTTGATTGCCGACGGCTCGACGACCCCGATAATCTGAAGACCATCTACGGCATGGCTACGATTCCCAGCGACACATCCATGCGTGAGATTCTCGACCCGGTTGACCCTACTCTCCTCAGACCGCTGTTCAAGGACGCCTTTCGTCCGTTACAGCGAGGCAAGGTGCTGGAGAAGATGGTCTTCATGGAAGAGGGATACTTGCTCAACCTGGACGGTACCGGTTATTTTTCTTCCAGTAAGCTGTATTCTCCGGCCTGCCTGGAAAAGAAGAGCCGCAGTGGTAAAATAACCTACCATTTACAAGCGGTTGGCGCAGCCGTTGTTCATCCTGGATTCCGGGAGATGATCCCTCTTTGTCCGGAGATCATCAGGAAGCAGGACGGCACCACCAAACAGGATTGTGAACGAAACGCCGTCAGAAGGATGCTGGTCAAACTGCGCCAGGATCATCCTCACCTGAAGTTCATCGTCAACGAGGATTCCCTGGCCTCCAACGCACCGCATATCAGAGACCTGCGGGAACTGGGTTTCCGTTACATCCTGGGTGTCAAAGAGGGGGACCATAAGTTTCTCTTTGAATACGTTGATCAGGCCGTGGAGGACGGTCAGGCAGTGGAGTTGGTTCTTCCCGATACAAAGAAAGAGGAGATATCCCACTGTTTCCGCATTGTCTACCATGCTCCGCTCAATAAGGGCAACCAGGACATCCGGGTCACCTTTGTCGAGTATTGGGAGGATAATCCCAAGAGAAAGAAGCCGTTGCGCTTCAGCTGGATAACCGATCTGTCCGTAACACCGGACAATGTGTACCAGTTCATGCGTGGTGCCCGGGCCCGGTGGAAGATAGAGAATGAGACCTTCAACACCTTGAAGAACCAGGGGTACCAGTTTGGCCATAATTTTGGCCTTGGCAAACAGCACTTGAGTGAGGTGTTTGTACACCTTATGATGCTGGCCTTTCTGGTGGATCAGATTCAGCAGCTATGCTGCCCATTGTTTAAAGCAGCCCGTAAGCTGTATCGCACCAATCGATCCTTCTGGGAAAAGGTTCGATACCATTTCTACGGTTATGTTCTCAAAACCATGGAGGAATTGTATTATACCCTGTTACTGGCACGCCGACGTAACCTTACCTCATAG
- a CDS encoding response regulator — protein sequence MLRRLIWEDISIKTILAEDLPNIKADKSQIDQILINLVLNARDALGAVLEPNFKKKIIIETGNVILDNEDVSSHSGGKKGQHVFFAVSDNGIGMTKETKRQIFEPFFTAKEKGTGLGLSMVYGIVKQNNGSIYVYTEPDEGTMFKIYWPVCNEEVSLEKNIHEETVKLSSNETILLVEDDENVRNFASVTLESLGYKVYQASNGRIALDLIHSGECKFDLILTDLIMPEMNGKELVEQVKKILPESKVIYVSGYTDNHIVHNGLLEEGVKFLHKPYSVDSLAKIIRQVLDQK from the coding sequence ATGCTGCGTAGGTTGATATGGGAAGATATTAGCATCAAGACTATCTTAGCTGAAGATCTTCCGAATATCAAAGCTGATAAATCTCAAATAGATCAAATATTAATTAATCTGGTGCTAAATGCACGTGATGCACTTGGTGCTGTTTTAGAGCCAAATTTTAAGAAAAAAATAATAATTGAAACTGGAAATGTTATACTTGATAATGAAGATGTCTCAAGTCATTCCGGAGGTAAAAAAGGCCAGCATGTTTTTTTTGCTGTTTCCGATAACGGAATTGGTATGACCAAAGAAACAAAGAGACAAATATTTGAACCGTTTTTCACAGCGAAAGAAAAAGGTACTGGCTTAGGCTTGTCGATGGTATATGGAATCGTCAAGCAAAATAATGGCAGCATCTACGTCTATACCGAGCCAGACGAAGGGACGATGTTTAAAATATATTGGCCTGTATGCAACGAGGAAGTTTCTCTTGAAAAAAATATTCATGAAGAAACTGTAAAATTGTCAAGCAATGAAACTATTTTATTAGTTGAAGATGACGAAAATGTTCGTAACTTTGCAAGTGTAACGCTGGAATCTTTAGGCTACAAAGTTTACCAGGCATCAAATGGCAGAATTGCTTTAGATTTAATACATTCAGGTGAATGTAAGTTTGACCTGATTTTAACAGATTTAATCATGCCAGAAATGAACGGCAAGGAGCTTGTGGAACAAGTTAAAAAAATATTACCTGAATCTAAAGTGATTTACGTATCAGGATATACTGATAATCACATTGTGCACAACGGATTATTGGAGGAAGGTGTAAAATTTCTCCATAAACCATATTCTGTAGATTCACTTGCAAAAATTATCAGGCAAGTGTTGGATCAAAAATAG
- a CDS encoding IS1634 family transposase, with protein MAHLHKKMKKGRPYYYVREIARVDGKPKVINQIYLGSPERILEMAQGGNSMPKKIQAQAFGALWLANLVEKEIDLAGLIDGIVAEEKDNAPSVGEYFLYAVYNRMIQACSKRAMPGWYKATAIQHIRPVQIDELNSQMFWFKWNQVGERQLQQIAKDFLRRISRIESSSSDCFMFDTTNYYTFMATDTESVLAQRGKSKEGRNWLRQIGVALLVSRDKRIPLYYREYEGNRHDSKMFLQTMEDMFRVMRDSAGEDGALTVVFDKGMNSEDNIAAIDAREGVNFITTYSTHYADHLVHVDLDRFKPVDTRKNRKLAQKGREDDRLLAWRTQGEYWGRKRTVVVTYNPLTAAKQRYAFEKKMLRLQDTLFEFQSRVNRQAPYWRKQSVVLKRYMDICSELHIPSDLYKVEFYVTDKRLRMNFRKNHYRIGRYIDRFGKNIIITNITDWSTDEIVQASLDRWTVEDAFRLTKDESQVALRPVRHWTDSKIRCHIFTCIAALALLRIIELRLRKAGVNMTAKAAMRHMGNLHSCLLWLPGKRKAVRMLEEPDEAQADIMRAFGWKIAGGVLQEI; from the coding sequence ATGGCACACCTGCATAAAAAGATGAAAAAGGGAAGGCCCTACTATTATGTCCGGGAGATCGCGCGGGTCGACGGCAAACCCAAGGTCATCAATCAGATATACCTGGGGTCACCTGAACGTATTCTCGAGATGGCACAGGGCGGCAACAGCATGCCCAAAAAAATCCAGGCGCAAGCCTTTGGTGCACTCTGGCTCGCGAATCTCGTTGAAAAGGAAATAGACCTTGCCGGTCTGATTGACGGGATCGTGGCTGAAGAAAAAGATAATGCGCCATCTGTGGGCGAATATTTTCTCTATGCCGTCTATAACCGGATGATCCAGGCCTGTTCGAAACGGGCAATGCCGGGATGGTATAAGGCCACTGCCATCCAGCATATTCGCCCTGTTCAGATTGACGAGCTCAACTCACAGATGTTCTGGTTCAAATGGAATCAGGTTGGAGAGCGGCAACTGCAGCAGATCGCGAAGGATTTTCTTCGGCGCATCTCCAGGATAGAGTCCTCGTCTTCAGACTGCTTCATGTTTGACACAACCAATTACTACACCTTTATGGCCACAGATACCGAGTCGGTACTGGCCCAGAGGGGGAAAAGCAAGGAAGGGCGCAACTGGTTACGCCAGATAGGCGTTGCTCTTCTTGTCAGTCGGGATAAACGAATCCCGCTCTATTACAGGGAATACGAAGGCAATCGGCACGACTCAAAAATGTTTCTTCAGACCATGGAGGATATGTTCAGGGTCATGCGCGACTCTGCTGGGGAAGATGGTGCCTTGACCGTTGTCTTTGACAAGGGAATGAACAGTGAGGATAATATCGCCGCCATCGATGCCAGGGAAGGTGTCAACTTTATCACCACATATTCAACCCATTATGCTGACCATCTTGTCCATGTCGATCTGGACAGATTCAAGCCTGTTGATACTCGGAAAAACCGGAAACTTGCTCAAAAGGGCAGAGAAGATGACCGGTTGCTGGCCTGGCGGACTCAAGGTGAATACTGGGGGCGGAAGCGCACAGTGGTGGTTACATACAATCCACTGACGGCCGCAAAACAGCGTTACGCCTTTGAAAAAAAGATGCTTCGCCTTCAGGATACCCTGTTTGAATTTCAATCCAGGGTCAACAGGCAGGCCCCGTACTGGCGTAAGCAATCAGTTGTTCTCAAGCGGTACATGGACATCTGCTCGGAGTTGCACATCCCGTCAGACCTGTACAAGGTTGAATTTTATGTTACAGACAAGCGGCTCAGAATGAATTTTCGAAAGAACCATTACCGGATTGGGCGCTATATTGACCGGTTTGGCAAGAATATCATCATTACCAATATAACCGACTGGTCAACCGATGAAATCGTCCAGGCAAGCCTGGACCGCTGGACTGTTGAGGATGCTTTCCGGCTGACAAAAGATGAGTCACAGGTGGCGCTCAGGCCGGTACGTCATTGGACTGACAGCAAGATCAGGTGCCACATCTTCACCTGCATAGCAGCCCTGGCACTCCTGCGCATCATCGAATTAAGGCTCAGGAAGGCAGGTGTTAACATGACAGCCAAGGCAGCTATGCGCCATATGGGCAATTTGCACTCCTGCCTTCTGTGGTTACCCGGAAAAAGGAAAGCCGTACGTATGCTGGAAGAACCGGACGAGGCTCAGGCTGATATTATGCGGGCATTTGGATGGAAAATAGCCGGTGGGGTCTTACAGGAAATATAG
- a CDS encoding ISL3 family transposase, protein MHDHAEERTWRHLDSCQFQTFLHARPPRMKCSRHGVRRVRLPWAEPHARFTLLFEGFAIDVLLHTSIQAARRILRVSWDEAYHLMERAVTRGLRRKGCKTIPVIGVDEKSVGKGQRNYVTVVSDLGRSTVEEVIVGRSSRSLETYFQQLTPQQRDTIEAVSMDMSSAYISAVEKTWPEDGRDKIVFDRFHVMKQLGDAVDKVRRQEHKALLRAGSSLLTGTRYIWLYARENLPEKYWNRFFRLTGVYRDSPFLTKKLQEFS, encoded by the coding sequence CTGCATGACCATGCCGAAGAAAGAACGTGGCGCCATCTGGACAGCTGCCAGTTTCAGACCTTTCTTCATGCAAGACCACCACGGATGAAGTGTTCCAGGCATGGTGTGCGCCGTGTACGGCTGCCATGGGCCGAACCACATGCCAGGTTCACCCTGCTGTTTGAAGGGTTTGCTATCGATGTCCTGCTGCACACCTCTATACAGGCGGCCAGGCGTATCCTGAGGGTCAGCTGGGATGAGGCGTACCATCTCATGGAACGCGCCGTGACCAGGGGACTCAGACGAAAGGGGTGCAAGACCATTCCTGTTATCGGGGTTGACGAGAAGTCGGTCGGCAAGGGCCAGCGGAACTACGTCACCGTGGTCAGTGACCTTGGCCGCAGCACGGTGGAAGAGGTTATCGTTGGCCGGAGCAGCAGGAGCCTGGAAACATATTTTCAGCAGCTGACGCCACAGCAGCGGGATACCATTGAAGCTGTCTCCATGGACATGTCCAGTGCCTATATCTCGGCGGTGGAGAAAACGTGGCCGGAGGACGGGAGGGACAAGATCGTTTTTGACCGTTTTCACGTGATGAAACAGCTTGGTGATGCAGTGGACAAGGTGCGAAGACAGGAGCACAAGGCCCTGCTTCGGGCAGGCAGCAGCCTGCTCACCGGAACCAGATATATCTGGCTCTATGCCAGGGAGAACCTGCCTGAAAAGTACTGGAACAGGTTCTTCCGTCTGACAGGAGTTTATAGGGATTCACCATTTTTAACAAAAAAACTTCAAGAATTCAGCTAG
- the istB gene encoding IS21-like element helper ATPase IstB yields MHPMPELIPMLKQLRLSGIMDSLEIRNRQAIDEKMAYTDFLALLIQDEVARRTQRKFDMRIRRAGFRNQKTLEDFDFSFNPAINKAQVMDLATCRFMEEKACVLIVGPCGTGKSHIAQALGHCAIRLGRDVVFTTQTKLLGQLQAARATNTYDRRLNTLAKVDLLIIDDFGLKPLRTPQDEDIHDLIGERYERRSTIITSNLDLSEWRDAFPNKLLGAATIDRIRHGAYCVVLDGKSYRTTKPLPKPQKKEVEKTEKSSKN; encoded by the coding sequence ATGCATCCCATGCCCGAACTGATCCCCATGCTCAAGCAGCTGCGCCTCTCCGGGATCATGGATTCCCTGGAGATCCGGAACCGGCAGGCGATCGATGAAAAAATGGCCTATACCGACTTCCTCGCCCTCCTTATCCAGGACGAGGTGGCGCGCCGTACGCAACGAAAATTCGACATGCGGATCAGGCGTGCCGGGTTCCGCAATCAGAAAACCCTGGAGGATTTCGACTTTTCCTTCAATCCCGCCATCAACAAGGCCCAGGTAATGGACTTGGCCACCTGCCGTTTCATGGAGGAAAAGGCCTGTGTCCTGATCGTGGGCCCCTGCGGCACCGGAAAGAGTCACATCGCCCAGGCACTCGGCCATTGCGCCATCCGGCTGGGTCGTGATGTTGTCTTCACGACCCAGACAAAACTGCTCGGTCAGCTCCAGGCCGCCCGGGCCACCAACACTTACGACCGGCGCCTGAATACCCTGGCCAAGGTCGACCTGCTGATCATCGACGATTTTGGACTCAAGCCTCTCCGCACACCCCAGGACGAGGATATCCACGACCTGATCGGCGAACGGTATGAACGACGTTCGACCATCATCACCAGTAACCTGGATCTGTCCGAATGGCGTGACGCCTTTCCCAACAAACTGCTGGGTGCAGCCACCATCGACCGCATACGCCATGGCGCCTATTGCGTGGTCCTCGATGGCAAAAGTTACCGGACCACAAAACCACTGCCAAAACCCCAAAAAAAGGAGGTGGAAAAAACAGAAAAATCGTCTAAAAATTAA
- a CDS encoding histidine kinase dimerization/phospho-acceptor domain-containing protein, translated as MAHDFNNLLTVINGYAEMALMRIDENNPLYNAVTSIRQAGKKAENLTSQLLAFSRKQIYKPEVLNINNAIKSLDNMLPAIPGGR; from the coding sequence ATCGCTCATGATTTTAATAATCTTTTGACAGTTATAAATGGATATGCCGAGATGGCATTAATGCGGATCGATGAAAACAATCCACTGTATAATGCTGTTACGTCGATACGGCAAGCCGGAAAAAAAGCTGAAAATTTAACCAGTCAATTGTTGGCATTCAGCCGAAAACAAATATATAAGCCTGAAGTACTGAATATTAATAATGCTATTAAATCATTGGACAATATGCTGCCAGCAATTCCCGGAGGACGCTGA